One genomic window of Medicago truncatula cultivar Jemalong A17 chromosome 1, MtrunA17r5.0-ANR, whole genome shotgun sequence includes the following:
- the LOC120577914 gene encoding putative uncharacterized protein YGR160W, whose protein sequence is MASNSKFTLKLLIDTENEKVVFAEASKSVVDFLLHMLGLPLATVVKLLGNNDMVGSIGNIYQSVEDLDEKFMHQEQSKNLLLNPTASISSNEFCNLLPTIDGNDESSISSLSEFLLVAELDKEDDEDDEDYEEEEKDEDEEDDEDEDDDEDEEEEEDKDEEDDEDEDDYEDEEEEEYIGSTLYYACPNRCGVEVTCDEKTICSRCNIAMNRRSHFELKTKDVEENILIKNGFVKDDVTFLVMDDLVIQPLSSAISMVSLLRNKFNINEIGVLQEMVVELGLDEGIKMLKASLQTKMVLTSVFIKKEC, encoded by the exons ATGGCTTCCAACTCCAAATTCACGCTGAAACTTCTGATAGACACAGAGAATGAGAAAGTTGTTTTTGCTGAAGCATCAAAATCCGTAGTAGATTTTCTTCTCCACATGCTAGGCTTGCCTCTTGCTACTGTAGTTAAACTCCTGGGCAACAATGACATGGTTGGTagcataggaaacatttatcaaagtgttgaagatcttgatgAGAAATTCATGCATCAAGAACAATCCAAGAATCTTCTCTTAAATCCAACCGCTTCCATCTCTTCAAATGAATTCTGTAATCTTTTGCCCACAATCGATGGCAATGATGAATCTTCCATATCATCTTTATCTGAATTTCTTCTTGTGGCCGAGTTGGACaaagaggatgatgaagatgatgaggactatgaggaggaggagaaggacgaggatgaggaagatgatgaggacgaggatgatgatgaggacgaagaggaggaggaggacaaggatgaggaagatgatgagGACGAGGATGATTATGAGGACGAAGAGGAGGAGGAATACATAGGATCTACTTTGTACTATGCCTGCCCAAATAGATGTGGTGTAGAGGTCACATGTGATGAAAAAACTATTTGTTCTCGGTGCAACATAGCTATGAACCGCCGTTCACATTTTGAGCTTAAGACAAAGGATGTTGAAGAAAACATCTTGATTAAGAATGGGTTCGTGAAAGATGATGTAACTTTCTTGGTGATGGATGATTTAGTTATTCAACCCTTGAGTTCAGCTATATCAATGGTTTCTTTACTTAGAAACAAGTTTAATATCAACGAGATTGGTGTCTTGCAAGAAATGGTGGTTGAATTGGGGCTGGATGAG gGTATCAAGATGCTGAAGGCTTCTCTGCAGACAAAGATGGTTTTAACTAGTGTTTTCATCAAGAAGGAATGTTGA